Within the Phaseolus vulgaris cultivar G19833 chromosome 9, P. vulgaris v2.0, whole genome shotgun sequence genome, the region TGCAGAACACATTTGAGGATTTGGAAGACAGCGGATGCATAAAGATGGATGAAGAGAAGGTGGAGTCCATGATGTTGGGTTCAATTGCATCTCAGTATTACCTCAGCTACATGACTGTATCAATGTTTGGTTCAAACATAGGTCCAGATACATCACTTGAAGTAAGACATACAATTTCACCTTTTCCGGACTTTTTGACATCTCCATTGTTtgaattatcatttattttaattgtttaaaatcATTATGCTTAGATTTCTTTTTTCTGTAGGTCTTTCTGCATATCTTATCTGCTGCTTCTGAATTTGATGAACTTCCTGTGCGTCATAATGAGGTAACTGTTTTAATTGCTATAAAGTTTAGAGTTAATaaacttttaattaaaatattgtaaagttcagatttttataaatatgtgaggggAGGGATATCAAACTAAGAATATGTAAAGTtctaatttattgattttctcATCCTAAAGTCAAGTGTAGACTATAGTTACCAGATTTGTGTCTTTTCCACTTGTGTGACGATCGAATCTGTACATGTAAGATTTCTGCACTTTTGTGATGATTGAATTTGTGTCTGTTCCACTTGTGTGATGATTGAATTTGTGTCTGTTCCACTTGTGTGATGATCAAATTTGTGCATATATGATTTCTGCACTTTTGCTATATAAATCAGTAAGCAACAAATTGGCTTGCATAGTAGAAGTGATTACAATTGTTGGAACTTCCACAACGGCTAGTGTGATGTGATCAAATTAAAGCATTTTAATGGATGACTATCAGTacttttcaaattgattttgtCTAGTTGAGTTAAaccttaaaactaattttaagatGGTATCAAAGCTTATTCTATCGATTGTTCTTGGGCAAATTTGACTACCACTACCAAGCAATTATAAGACTACTCGCTAGGGTTGGGAATAGGCCTGGCTGCCAAACAGGGGCCTATGGCCTATCCCATTTAAAACCTAAGTTGGCCTACCTTGTTTAATAAAAAGGCTTGACTTTAGCTTTTATAAAAGCCTATTTTATTAAAAGGCTAGGCCTCAGGTTATAAAAATGTCTATTAAgtctataatttatatataataaaaataatatacatattataattttatattttatattttagaaattaatttttttatttcataactACTATTTTCTTTTCTGTCCTCATGACTGTCTCCACCATTGTGACTTGCACAGACCCATCTTCCTTTAAGCAATCCCATGGTATTTCTAAACTTCCCATTGGCATGCTTACTAAGTCCAAGAACACCCAGATAGAACCCCGTGTCTTCTCTGATTTTTTCACCATATCCTCCCTTAGTGGGATATGACTCAGGTGTATATTTAGTTGTCGAAATATAAAGAACATGCTAGGACATAGTTTTTACAAAGATCAGACCAAGCCTATGGTAGGCTAATAGGCCAAGTCAAATGTTCAGTCCTACAAACTTTTTACTTGAGATCTCTAGTTCTTGACATGAGAGGTGTatgttggagattccacatctAAATCTAATAGTGATATGACTGTTAAAGTATATAAGTGGAGAATAACCTTGCACTTTACAAGCTGATTTTGCTAGGTTGAGTTAGTCCTAACCCAAGTTCtaagaaaaactataaaattCTGTGAAGATaccagaaaataaaatgaataagtAGTACCTTTGGCTGTCGCAAGATGGAACTCCAAAACTTGTCGATCGTCCAAGGTCCTTGTGccggaaaaaaataaaataaaaaaaataagcttTGTGAAATGCACCATTtctactttttatttaaaaatgggGAAATGAAATGACAATGGTTTAATCTAATGACTGAAAATTGTATACAAATAGCTCAATGAAACTCATGGTTTCAAtttatagtttaaaattattctcCAAAATAAACTGtttgtttaaaaaatgtatttgtaatttaaaataaaaataaaaattagttgtaCAATTGAAGCATTCCAAATTCTAAGGGGTTGCTTTAGTTGTGCAAGTCTTGTTCTCACCTTGGATAAGTGTAAGTTATGCCCCCTGGCTGTTTGAGGAAAAGTATATGTAAGTCCTCTATAAATGGTCTTTGAGTTCAGTGGTTTTCCTTGCCTTCAATAGGTGTGTCATGCTTTTATTCTGAAAATTTATCTATCAAAACGGAAGCATACTACATAATACAAATGAATCTTGCCCATGATGTATGTAATTCTTTTTATAGAATGTTTTGCATCCCCTTTCTTGTAATGTGCTCCAAAACAAATCATCTTCATGGTAATGCTACTTTCATTCGCTGCAAAGCTTcctcttaattttataaacatgAACACTATTGCCTTTCTGAAATAATGTGATCTAAAATTTGGTATATTGTTCTTTTCTTGTAGGAAAAATACAATGAAGCACTGTCTGAGAAAGTTAAATATCCAGTGGATAAGAACCGTCTAGACGATCCTCACATCAAAGCAAATCTTCTATTTCAGGTCAGTCATGTCAATAACCATGAATTTAGAATGGTATTTTAACATTCCTTGCGTATATTTGTAACCATACAAGTTTTTGGGACACAGGCTCATTTTTCTCAATTGGAGTTACCAATTAGTGACTATGTCACAGACTTGAAATCTGTATTAGATCAGAGTATACGCATAATTCAGGCCATGATTGATATATGCGCAAACAGTGGGTGGCTTTCTAGCTCAATTACTTGCATGCGTCTTCTGCAAATGGTCATGCAGGTATTCATTCCAGTTTTATTCTGCAGCTGCTCTTTCTTCATTCTTGGCAATTGGATAGTTTATATGGAACTAGCTAGGGCAATTTTGTTGTCAATTTCTGTCTATCTTACACTTAAAAAAATGCTTTAAGGTTTTTGTTAAACATTTTGATCGAAAGCTTTTCTAAAATTAAGCCAATTGATGTCCAAATATGAACTAAATTAAAGCTTCATTATCCAATGGTAGACGACATATTGAGCAACAAATACTACATAACTTCCTCAGTTGGAACTGTTGTACCATATTACAATTGCACTTCAGAGTGTCTAAAGGTTTCGGTCCACAAATCTTTTTACCGTCCCTAGAAACATGAGGTCCACAATCTCCAAATCCTATAATTTAATAGCCACTTCCAGCAAAAGATACTTTCCGTGTTGCTTTGCATAGTTGATGACTTATGAGTAGTTACTAGTTACTTTTCATGTCCTTTCCATGATTTATTCTGTAATTTGTATCATATGATCCACAAATCACATGATTTAAGGCTACTGATTAGTTTCTTGCCAGTTTACTTGGTTATAGTAATAGACAAATAAGAACTTGATTTTAAGTGCTAAAGCTAGTTGAAATGTTCTGGTGTTGCagtctaatattattatttaggtTTAATTTCCTTAGTTCTCATTTTGAGGGGGGAGGAGATTAGAACTCGATGCAGCATAACCTTTTTCATGATTCCATTGTGACACATCTGTGCCAATTGAGTGAAGTGACTGTATTTGTAGTCATCATTGTAtctcaaaaaatattatttctttcctttgATTGTTCCACTGCATATATTTGAAATCTGTGCTTTCATTAAAATTGTGCTCATAGTGAACTGAAATCTTGTGACCTGCTTTTAGGGCTTGTGGTTTGATGAGGACACTTCCTTATGGATGCTGCCATGCATGAATACAGATCTGATAAGTTTACTTAGCCAAAGAGGAATTTCTAGTGTACAGGAATTATTAGACATTCCCAAAACAGCATTGCAGACTGTAACTGCAAATTTCCCAGCTTCAAGATTGTACCAGGTAAAGAGTcctaataacttttatttttaaatgctgattcttgttttttatttaattgcaTCTTTTATTCCCCATATCCCTCTAGTTCTAATTGTCCACATATTTCCCAtgtagttttttattttgaattaattatgtttttcatcCTTAAAAATTTGAAGTGAATCTGATGTTGGTTACCCAAAAACAATCGTTTTAGTCCTTCAAATTTAGTGCACGGAGACTAAAATTTGAGGTACTAAAATGAACTTATTAAAATTTGGGagaccaaaaatttattttaaatttagggactaaacataaatttttttagagTTAATTCTATTATCCATCCAATAATTAACAGATATATAATGGACGTTTGATGTGATTTTGACTAGTAATGATTgacaaaggataaaaaacagATGGAAGCGATTTTTTTGTGTTCATTTAAATTTTCTATACAATTTAGCTCTGTTAATCTATACAAATAGAGGTCATGccaaatacatttatttatttttaaatgtaaacCATTTTTAATTATGGGCAGGGAATAGGAAGATGTTAAAAAAAAGGGTGAGcactttttttcttcatatggACAATGTTGCAACCCATGGCCGGTTGTGCATTATGGAGATgtgtaagaaaaaatatatgttagAGTCTAACTAGTGAACTttaaactttaaacctaactcaacctatAAATTCGACTTTCGACTTGTGAGATGAGGTTTGAaccccacttatatattatgatttgATCATATCCTTAGTTGATATGAGGTTTGTTAGCCCCTTCAATTAGTTCTAGTCTTTACATTTTTTTGTTGGTTTTGGTCATAGATGTGGCATGTGACAAACACACCCTAAATATGTCTAAAATTCTTCCTTTTGAACTATATTTTAGGATTGAATTAGGTGCAGTCCATTTTTAATATACCCTATGTAAGCTACTAAGCTTGCTCTCCTCAAAACCAGGCTTTCGCATTTAACACAATCTACTGATTattaatttctgtttttttatgtttctcTTATTTGGACCAGGATCTACAACATTTCCCTCAtatcaaaatgaaattaaaggTTCAGAGGAGGGACACTGATGGTGAGAGGTCTGACATAATAAATATCAGATTAGAGAAGATCAATTCTAGACGACACTCCTCTAGGGCATTTGTTCCTCGATTTCCAAAggttttcttcttttaaaaaattgtgcTGTTATGATTTGTAGTCTGTGTGCGCTAAACACTATTTATAATTTTCCTGACAACAGATAAAAGAGGAACAGTGGTGGTTGGTTCTTGCTAATACCTCTACATCTGAGCTATATGCTTTGAAAAGAGTTTCTTTTTCAGGTCACTTAACTACCTCAATGAAGTTACCACCTACTCCAGCTAATCTTCAGGTAAATGATTTCCATCCATCCATCCAAACTCTGGTCCTGCTTCAGCTCTTGTTCTTCATACACAAAATTACCATTTTTATgtagaatttgaaatttaattttaagtaattatttataattttttataatttcaatttctctTATAATTTGAAGTAAgcattatttataaatttttataatttcaaatttctataaaaataaattacctTCTAAAAAATCTCTATCCAAACATGCTATGAAGATTTTAATTATGCTTTTGTTCAGTGATTGTCAACTGTATCTTCTTTGATGTTGTCATTTGTTcgcataattttataatttatgtacAAGACTGGTAAAGGAAAATGATTACTTGACTTAAGTAACTTGGGGCTTCCATGTGCTTGTATATGTAGCCAATATTTGTTCAAGGGAAGAATCATGAAATTTTGGCACTATTAAAAGAAGCTGCATTATACAAAATTGGCCTTAATAGTGCAACAACCCGTGGCTTGCTACGTACTCTCTTTTCTATTCCCTATTTCTCTTACATCCCAAAAAAAGTAGACATTAGAGACAATATGTACCCCTTAAATAATGCATTTGGCGTTAGAGTCTAGTGATAGTACACACTAGAGTTTTTTCTCGTATTGATTGGTCTTGTAGCTGAAGCATGGTTAAATAATGTGAGTCTTAAAAGGAAAAAGTTCGttttaatagatttattttgaaagctatatttatttgatttgtaattTGACTTGAGATTGTCAAGAGGTTTAGATTCGCTGTTACTGAGTACCTTTTGCTTGCATGTTGCTAATATTGTCTTGCAGGGCGTAAAACTGATTTTAGTCTCCGATTGTTACATTGGATTTGAACAAGAACACTCCATTGAAAAGCTTGGTGTATGATAAGTAGTGAAGCCATCATTGGGCAGGGCCATTTGTACATGCAATATAAGGTTTTCTATCCAAGGAAACTATTCTCCATTGAAGAGTGGCTGGTGGTTGCCCTGGTTGTTATTTTTTGTAACTAGTTTAATCTGTAAGATTTAATCTTGTTTACagattatcttttatttttatatatttttcaagtCATGTCATCATTTtcatatatcttttatttttatatattttacaaGTCATGTTGACATTTGTATGTACAATGGGATTACACCTGTCCCAGGatatattcaaataaatataCGTAAATATTTAGAGTTCTTGGATCGAAAGAGTTGTCTTAACGTTAATAAATTTTCAAGGAATGGATCCTGTAGTATTACCAGATTATATCCAACTAGCCTACAGGGAAACAAGGTAATCGAAATGGAGAGAATGCTAAGAATGTAATTGCAGAATGCTTCCCAGGCTCCAAAGGTATGAATGACTACATGGTTATAGGCTTAATGTAAAGTGATATTCTTGAAGATATGTGGTATACttaaaataatagtttaatGTTAGATCAAATACAAGTGTGATAACAAACAAATAAGTATTTTAAGGTTACCTGCATCAAGTATTGTCTCTTGGTTACCTAGAATAAGTATGGTTTGTGAattattaaaagaaactataatgCTTTATATGTTCTAGTAATTAGACGCATTCTCAAATAATTTGTTACCGATAATCCAGGTCTTACctttttcaaatcaaatttaCCTGTGCAGATTGGGATTCCCAAAGTAAAAACTTGGCACTTACTTCACTTTCGCATGACATGAATAGAAAAGGCAGAAGAAATAAAATTGTGAAACCATCCAAATTAACACAGTAAGTTTTTAGTAACTGACTTTTTTATTCGAATCCGAGATAACTGACATTGGATAATGCAATTATCAGAATTTCTAATGGACCACTCTTCGTGTTCATCAACTacacaagaaagaaagaaaccaCTGACACTCACTCAGTGTATTTTATTCGATCATGAGCTGTGCAAGCTAGCCAAAAAAGCCATATCTATTCACGCACAGTTATCATTCTTCGCACAATTATCATTCTTCGATTGGTCGGTCTCTGAAATATTTCCTATGTCATCTTGATGCGGCTTTTCTTGTACCTGCAGCTCTTCAAGATCAGAGGTATTTTTCTGGCCCTGGACTTCTTCCCTATCAATAGTATAATTGAAAACAAATTATGAAAAGCAATTCTGCACTTTTGTTTTAAGAGTTGAACGAAAGCAGTACACGAAAAATAGTACCTGTTGTTGTGTTGTAACTGTTGAGTGACTTCCGTTCTTCCAACAGAGCTGCTGTGAAACGCGCTGCAGAGTTCCTCCATCGAGTACTGAACCCCTACTGTCTTTAACCGCTTTTTTTTCTTCGGATAAAACGAACactcaatccccaagaaattGGTGTCCATCTCCTCATCGCTATCTTCGTCGTTCTCCGTTCTCTCTGACACGTCTAACTCGAATATAAAAATCTTTCTACTCCCACCACCATTCTCatcttccttctctttctctttccctTTCTCTGATGcgttcattcttcttcctttcacTCACTCAGCACAAATTCTAACTCAACCGATTTCATGTTTTCCTTCTATTTGTAGTGTCTACTTACTAATGTTGCAGCTCCAACTCTAACTAACTAACTGACTCACTCATTTGCATGTAAATTCACTACTAATGCATGTTCGTTTCTATTTTAGTTATATCTCCTATCTACTCATTACCTCTTTTAATGATTCAACTATTCAAGTTCCTTTTCAAACTAATTCCAATTCAAATCTCCTAACCGCCCCAAGTGAATAACAGAACTCTTGATTTCAGTTGGATTTCGTGTCCTTATCCTAACAAATGAAAATCGCTTTAATGATGGGTTGAGTGTATGgatatagaaaattaaaaattacttaacttttgaaaattataagttttttcttatcatttttaaatGGGGAAATGTTAACGACACGCTCCCCAGTAAGTATATGTTGTCACCATTGTCACATCATATTTATTAGTTTTAAGTGGAAGATGGCTTACCAAATCTTTAAGATGTTAGCTTTAGTCTCATTCGAACAACCTTGTTCTTTGAGTCTATTGTTGATAGCGAGCAAAGGATTATAATTTCTCATCAAAGTCTTCTTGCAATTATAGCtgaattggattttttttattttttttttaaactgcaTCTTGATCTTATATGCAAGGCTTTCCAACTATAGGAGTCGAAACCACTCTGTGTTGGTGAACCAAACTACACATGTTCAGGGTGTCTTGTTTTTTCTATGATTGTCGTCAAATATCTTGACCATAAACAAATGAGTCTTGGGTGGTCTGCTCAACCGAAtatacaaataataattaaataaatccTAACCACTTGACCTAGGAATGTCGATATTATGTATATTTGTACTTAAGATTTCATCAACGATGTGTGTAGATTGTGAAGTTATTTGTCCATCTAATTTCTATGAACAATCTTTAACATCTCATACCAAGGAGGTGGAGATACAAGGTCAACAAATTCAAACCTTGTTGCCTGTACTCAAGCCTTCATGAGGTGCATTATTCAACTTTTTTCGTTATTTGGTGACTAATCTTTTTCCTACAATGCAAAAAAGATGAGACAACCAAATCTTTTAAGTATATATTTGTGTAATTATAAGAATTGTAAACAACTAACCCGCCAATAGGAGTCAAACCGAATAACATAAAGTTACATTCACTTCTTGTCACTAATTTGGCACTTCAAATAGGGACACATGTTTCGTGTCAAGAAAGTCTTGAAGTCCCTCAATCTAGTGGCGATAACAAATAAGATCTTCCTAGTCACCTCTGTTGGGAATGTCAAAATTGTATTGTACAAATAACATATGAAATGCTCATCAATTTATTAAGTAggttaataaaaaatgaacttaTAAGATGTTGACATAAAATGTTCAAATACTTGAATATTCTACCAGATAAGGTTCTTCTTTACCTCTTTAACCTCATCTCGTGATGGAATGACTATAAAAACATGACATTGAGCTATGAGTCCCAAATAGCTCATAAAATTACCAGCATTTGGGCTCGACACCTTACTAAAACGATGGTCTACGTCGATGTGTTTCCTCATTTGTAATCCGTCTCAAAATTACGAGAGAAAATTGGGTGATGAATTTACCTGGTCTACTCTCTCCACTACCAAATCTAGAATTTGCTGTAatcctaaaaaataaaaatgtagttatttatttcataaaataaataaaaatactataataataataacaaaaaaagttATGATTTTCCATATTCCTATTaagttatgtttttttatatcccTTCATCATGATGATTTCGAATAGCATGCTTTGTTGTCCACAATGATAGGAAATGTTCTTAATGAGAAAGACGACATGTCATGCATATCTAAAAGGTAATTGATGAGCATAATTATACTTTCACTTTAAAACTCTAATAAAAAACTTGATTCAAATAATGAATAAATCACACCTTAATTGTTATTTATGCTAATTCTGTGTTTTAAGATGCGGCGGACAATCCATTATTTCACCGAGCAAACGATTTGACCGGACAATCTAATGAGAGCATCTGTAGGACGATCTTCCTGAAGCGTCTGCTGATGGGTGCTCTATTatggaaaaataatatattgatttgGTAATTTGATTACACTTTGGGGAAGCATGAATCGAAGTCAATTTAATCTTATGTAAGGAGATTCTCTTAAAATCCTACAATTAAAACTCCTCTATAAAACGTGTAAAAAATAGAACAAATATCTTTTGAAGATATTATTCAAGAAAATTTTCTACAATATCACTCACAGCAGCgctaaaatttattaaaattaatgcaCAAATTTGAAGCAAGTTTGGAAACAATATATCTAGAAGAGAGCGAAAATAAAATATGGGACTAGTTAGGAATGAAGatgtttaataatttgaaatagAGAAAGGAAACATTTGACAATTGTAAAACAATATCACGAGGCAGATTTTGAATCCAATTttgtacaaaaaaaaaagaagactGTAAAAGAGACTTCAAAGAAAGAATGAAAGCTTTTGAATCGCGTCTCATAGTCGCACAACACACTTTAAATCTAGTTTTACTTtccttttatctttttttttgttttcgcCTTCGTATGGAAAGCTAAAACCCTTTGGGTTGATTCCCTTGTGATTTCTTATCGAATTTTGAAGttttgtttaataaattttgttctTCGATTTTTTGTAGCAAATTAcgctttattttttatctttttgaaaTCGAGTTTTTGTAGCAAATTGTTTTTGAACACTTGTTAAAAATTCAGTTCTTTTCTTTAAATAGATTTCTTGGTTAGTTCGATTAGTTCTAATCAATTTCTTGTTTGCTTAGTTTGAGAAGTGGAAGATATACATCTCACAAGTATACATTTGAAACTAATGAGATATATTGAACATCAGCTTGTTTTGTTGATAAGATATTGTTGAATTTGATGATGCTTGCTTGATTAAGTTTGACATATGTGTGAGAATTAAAGGATGATAATCTTAGAAAAACCAATGAGAAATTTGTGGTGAATAAACTTGGGAGAATCACAAACCCCCTTCCTTTACtgttattgttaatttttattgcttgcaaatgaattttgaattttgttcacttGATTcgctattggattcgttggaaGACATTTTGGGGATATTTTAATTTGACTGTTAAATGACAACTATTAGTGATAATCATGAGTTCCGTGCATGTTTTTTCCTTCTAAGACAACTGACAATTTCTCATTACATGAATCAGTCATATAAAATATCTTTCTTACTTAATATGCTATAATAAATGGTTCGTTATTATAATACGCCTTGTTTAGATTTACCAAAGTAAACTCGTAATAATTCATCCTTACATCCATATTATCATctacccatttacacttgaacaTTGACACTCTAAATtgcacataaccaatttcccatatgttttgtttaatttcGAAATAACTAACAAATTTTGCAATGAAATTTTTGTTATTAGAAGTAGCAAAGTGCACAACCTCATCTTGAATGGTAGCCCACTATTTTTTACTCTACTTTCGTCGTCATCTATCTTTAAATAGAAATAGAGCTTGTTAATGTCATACCCACCAAAAGTAATGACATTGTTATGAGGCCCACGAGCTAATCTCAACCGTGTTTGTATAACGTTTTCTTAAACCAAGCTAAGAAGCTTGTGTTATGTTCGTTCATTGTCCATTTTGTAATGGCGACTAGTTCTAAAAGGGAAGGTTGAAAGGAACTTAAACTTAATTCGCGtatctaaaacaaaataaacgcAACATCTAACATGCAAAGGAAAGAGGAAAGGAAACatagatttatactggttcaacCTACCATTTGGACTACGTCTAACTCCCTTAAGTAGATATCACGTAAGAGCTTTTCACTAATCGAGTTTTAACACCTATCCAGGACAAATATTCTATACTTATCTAGGTACAAGTATTATACACCTCTCTAAGTAAATCAATCATAATTTCCCCATAAGATTAAGACCTCTCAAAGATATGAGAAAACACCTTCAAAAAGAAGAGAACAATGTAAACTCACAAGGTATACTTCATTGTGTGAAGGATTTATAAAGATTTAGCTCACAACCCATCTTATGCTCTACCTAGCATATTGAATATGTACAAAGCAAAACTCTCACACAAACTTTTATTTCTCTTGTGCTATTATCTTCATCTTTATTCTCTAGGTCTTTATAtaacacttaaaaaatatatgtttgaaTTTTATATACTGTACTCTACCACATAATCATTAAACGCTTcatttgaaaactgttttactAAAGAGCATAATCGTTAACCACTTTATTTGAAAACTGGTGTACTAAACATTTCTTGCGCTTGAACATGTGAAGCAATTTGAAATCTTTCTTTATTTGTTCTAAACCATTTCTTACACATCTTGAACATGTGAAGCAATTTGAATCTTTCATTATTTGTCCAAATATAAATGTTGATTAACTTCATTAAACTTGAATATCTGTTCAAATCCACATTGTGATTTCCTAGGTTTTCACGATTTTCACACCTTTTTCATGTTTTAGgctttcttttcttatttgtgAACTCATCAACTAACAAATAAggtaataatttaaaaagtcaCGTCATATCAGAATGGTGAGCACCGTGGTCAGGTTCAGAAGTTTGCATTCAAGAATTAAAATCCATTCTTTTGCTTCTTATCCCAAATTAAAATGTTATACTTGACTTTGTTGAATTGAAATTTCattgttgaaattaatttgtTCCCGTAAAG harbors:
- the LOC137821490 gene encoding uncharacterized protein, with translation MNASEKGKEKEKEDENGGGSRKIFIFELDVSERTENDEDSDEEMDTNFLGIECSFYPKKKKRLKTVGVQYSMEELCSAFHSSSVGRTEVTQQLQHNNREEVQGQKNTSDLEELQVQEKPHQDDIGNISETDQSKNDNCAKNDNCA